One window of Pelobates fuscus isolate aPelFus1 chromosome 9, aPelFus1.pri, whole genome shotgun sequence genomic DNA carries:
- the DPM2 gene encoding dolichol phosphate-mannose biosynthesis regulatory protein: MATSSDRVAGAGLVAFSSLLFVYYTVWVICLPFIDSDHVIHSFFLPREYSVLLPLLAALIVLLFIGLFVTIIMWKGRSPKSKSQ, translated from the exons ATG GCTACAAGCAGTGACCGGGTGGCTGGGGCTGGGCTGGTGGCCTTCAGCTCCCTCCTGTTCGTCTATTACACAGTCTGGGTCATATGCCTG CCATTCATTGACAGCGATCATGTGATCCATTCCTTTTTCTTACCGCGAGAATACTCTGTGCTGCTACCATTACTGGCTGCTCTGATAGTGCTTCTGTTTATTG GACTCTTTGTGACTATCATCATGTGGAAAGGCCGGAGCCCGAAGAGTAAATCACAATGA